The Rickettsiales bacterium genome includes a region encoding these proteins:
- a CDS encoding gamma-glutamylcyclotransferase family protein: MKIFAYGTLKKGGILHKYMEGAKYVKRKKLVGYALYLSPDEKYPLLYYTGKEKDIVVGEMWKIDKKIKHRLDKHEAGYILKKIMDLPIMTYYPELDILHTCKKIPKDKKGRYNFKVKSGFYKGFYDSKILLAS, translated from the coding sequence ATGAAAATATTTGCTTACGGTACTCTTAAAAAAGGTGGAATCCTCCATAAATATATGGAAGGAGCCAAGTATGTAAAAAGGAAAAAGCTGGTGGGATACGCGTTGTATCTATCTCCTGATGAGAAATACCCGCTTTTATACTATACTGGTAAGGAAAAAGACATTGTTGTTGGTGAAATGTGGAAGATTGACAAAAAAATAAAGCATAGGCTGGATAAACATGAGGCTGGCTATATCCTAAAAAAGATTATGGATTTGCCAATTATGACTTATTATCCAGAGCTTGATATACTTCACACCTGTAAGAAAATACCTAAAGATAAAAAAGGTAGGTATAATTTCAAAGTGAAATCTGGATTTTACAAAGGATTTTATGATAGCAAGATACTGCTTGCTTCATAA
- the rimO gene encoding 30S ribosomal protein S12 methylthiotransferase RimO, with protein sequence MKSEAIKAPKVGFVSLGCAKALVDSERILTQLRAQGYEFSGGYNDADVVVVNTCGFLDSAREESLSAIDEALTENGKVVVTGCMGATPNLISDKFPNVLSVTGPGQYESVVSAINKAIPPAHAPYLDLLPPQGIKLTPRHYAYLKISEGCNNSCSFCIIPKLRGKLVSRNITDVMKEAENLAASGVKELLVISQDTSAYGVDIKYAKGNWRGQEIATRFYDLCAALGELGVWVRLHYVYPYPHVKDAVQLMAEGKILPYLDIPFQHASPSILKKMRRPANQEKTLEQIADWRNVCPDITLRSTFIVGFPEETEEDFEFLLDWLEQAQLDRVGCFRYENVAEADSNSLPDHVPQEVVEERWNRLMAVQQEISKNRLKLKVGKTIPVLIDEVVEQGAVGRSHADAPEIDGVVHISSHKKIQAGTVVNVSITDSDEYDLYGEY encoded by the coding sequence ATGAAAAGTGAAGCGATAAAAGCTCCAAAAGTTGGTTTTGTGAGTCTAGGATGCGCTAAAGCGTTAGTGGACTCAGAAAGAATATTAACTCAGCTAAGAGCGCAGGGTTATGAATTTTCCGGTGGTTATAATGACGCTGATGTGGTGGTGGTAAATACTTGTGGTTTTTTAGATAGCGCTAGAGAAGAGTCACTATCCGCTATTGATGAGGCGCTAACCGAAAATGGCAAGGTGGTAGTTACCGGATGTATGGGAGCTACACCAAACTTGATAAGCGATAAATTCCCGAATGTTCTATCGGTTACTGGTCCGGGTCAATATGAGTCAGTGGTTTCCGCTATTAATAAAGCGATTCCACCAGCGCACGCGCCATATCTTGATTTGTTGCCGCCGCAAGGAATTAAGTTAACGCCACGTCACTATGCTTACTTAAAAATATCAGAAGGTTGTAATAATAGCTGTTCATTTTGTATCATACCAAAATTAAGAGGAAAGCTAGTAAGTAGGAATATTACGGACGTAATGAAAGAAGCGGAAAATCTTGCGGCTTCTGGAGTGAAGGAACTTCTAGTCATATCACAGGATACTAGCGCTTACGGTGTTGATATAAAATACGCTAAGGGCAACTGGCGCGGACAAGAAATAGCTACTAGATTTTATGATCTATGCGCCGCGCTAGGAGAGCTTGGTGTATGGGTTCGTCTGCATTATGTTTATCCTTACCCGCATGTTAAAGACGCTGTCCAGCTAATGGCTGAAGGTAAGATATTACCTTACCTTGATATACCTTTTCAGCACGCTTCACCATCTATACTAAAAAAAATGCGCCGTCCCGCTAATCAAGAAAAAACTTTAGAGCAAATAGCTGATTGGCGTAATGTCTGCCCTGACATTACACTACGCTCAACTTTTATAGTAGGGTTTCCTGAAGAAACAGAAGAAGATTTTGAGTTTTTACTTGATTGGCTTGAGCAGGCGCAATTGGATAGGGTCGGTTGCTTTCGTTATGAGAATGTAGCGGAGGCTGATTCTAATTCTCTGCCAGACCATGTCCCGCAGGAAGTTGTTGAAGAACGTTGGAATCGTCTTATGGCTGTGCAGCAGGAAATAAGTAAAAACCGTCTTAAGCTTAAAGTAGGAAAAACCATTCCAGTGTTGATAGACGAGGTGGTAGAGCAGGGGGCTGTTGGCAGGTCACACGCCGACGCGCCGGAGATTGATGGTGTTGTTCACATAAGCAGCCACAAAAAAATACAGGCTGGAACCGTAGTAAATGTAAGTATTACAGACTCAGATGAGTATGATTTGTATGGTGAGTATTGA
- the rpoN gene encoding RNA polymerase factor sigma-54 yields the protein MNSHKANAPKLELRQGQSLIMTQSLQQSIKLLQCNSLELREFVEQALEENPFLSQDEISSSEEKIDSDDNKAKESSEEEDDNIKASDENHDVGEWSEDWDDSYDIDRDNINYSQESSANSSSYNSDEYNKTIEDNPANSLSLREHMLNQLQIEINDPTEKLIGAYLIDLLDESGYIKDDPTQISEVLGVEVKEIENILESLKKFDPTGVCAKDLKECLSLQLREKGRFDPAIEKLLNNLDLLADSKFDELRKKCGVDKEDLKDMISEIRALNPKPSSNFIHEVTQAIEPDIFVRRLTDDSWHIELNMNNFPKVMVNKRFYKTVSEKTKNKKDKEYLSEKFNSANWLIKALEQRAQTMLKVSGELIKQQDAFFRLGVRYLKPMTLKDIAAATDYHESTISRVTNGKFLTCQRGTFELKYFFTSSLTRAQGSGDNFSSQSVKHLIAEMIEKEELNNILLDDDIVEKLKENNINIARRTVAKYRESLSIPSSAKRKRIKQNIL from the coding sequence ATGAACTCTCATAAAGCAAACGCTCCTAAACTTGAGTTACGGCAAGGTCAGTCATTGATAATGACTCAGTCGCTACAACAATCTATAAAGTTGTTGCAATGTAATTCTCTAGAACTGCGTGAATTTGTGGAGCAAGCGCTTGAGGAAAACCCCTTCTTAAGTCAAGATGAAATATCATCTTCAGAAGAAAAAATAGATAGTGATGACAATAAAGCAAAAGAATCAAGTGAAGAGGAAGATGATAATATTAAAGCCTCTGACGAAAATCATGATGTTGGCGAATGGTCAGAAGACTGGGATGATAGCTATGATATTGACCGTGATAATATAAACTATAGCCAAGAATCTTCAGCTAACTCCAGTAGCTATAATTCTGATGAGTATAATAAAACTATAGAAGATAATCCAGCTAACTCGCTGTCTCTTAGAGAGCATATGTTAAACCAGCTCCAGATAGAGATAAACGACCCTACAGAAAAACTTATAGGTGCTTACTTGATAGATCTACTGGATGAGAGTGGATACATAAAGGATGATCCAACGCAAATTAGTGAAGTTTTGGGAGTTGAAGTTAAAGAAATAGAAAACATACTTGAGAGCTTAAAAAAATTTGATCCAACAGGAGTATGCGCGAAAGACCTGAAAGAATGTCTATCATTACAGTTACGGGAAAAAGGGCGTTTTGATCCGGCGATAGAGAAATTGCTGAATAATCTTGATTTACTTGCCGACAGTAAGTTTGATGAGCTTAGGAAGAAATGTGGCGTAGATAAAGAAGATTTGAAGGATATGATATCTGAAATAAGAGCATTAAATCCTAAACCTAGCAGTAATTTTATCCATGAGGTAACACAAGCTATTGAGCCAGATATTTTTGTACGTCGCCTCACCGATGATAGCTGGCACATTGAACTCAATATGAATAATTTTCCGAAAGTTATGGTAAATAAACGTTTTTACAAAACCGTAAGTGAAAAAACTAAGAATAAAAAAGATAAGGAATATTTGAGTGAAAAATTTAATTCCGCCAACTGGTTAATTAAAGCGTTGGAACAAAGAGCGCAAACCATGCTTAAAGTATCTGGTGAGTTGATAAAACAGCAAGACGCTTTTTTTAGATTGGGTGTACGTTATCTAAAACCAATGACACTTAAGGATATAGCAGCCGCTACGGATTATCATGAAAGCACTATATCCAGAGTGACTAATGGTAAATTTCTTACCTGTCAGAGAGGAACTTTTGAGCTTAAGTATTTTTTCACCTCTTCCCTTACTAGAGCGCAAGGAAGTGGAGATAATTTCTCCAGCCAATCGGTTAAACATTTAATAGCTGAAATGATAGAAAAAGAAGAATTAAATAATATATTGCTTGATGACGATATAGTAGAAAAGCTTAAAGAAAATAATATTAACATAGCTAGACGCACAGTCGCTAAATATCGGGAATCTCTTAGTATTCCCTCATCCGCTAAACGTAAACGGATAAAGCAAAATATCCTATAA
- a CDS encoding septum formation initiator family protein produces the protein MTRRIGAFLGIFVVFYLGFHTVGGVFSLFQEKTRLEEMKETLSLVQEEKTAMDKKVKALSDKSLDLDLLDERVKTVLGMAGKNEVVVFTK, from the coding sequence ATGACAAGACGTATTGGTGCTTTTTTAGGAATTTTTGTTGTTTTTTATCTGGGATTCCACACTGTTGGTGGAGTGTTTTCTTTGTTCCAAGAAAAAACCAGACTTGAGGAAATGAAAGAAACGCTTTCATTAGTGCAAGAAGAAAAGACAGCTATGGATAAGAAAGTAAAAGCCCTAAGTGACAAAAGCCTTGATTTAGACCTTCTTGATGAACGGGTTAAAACTGTACTAGGAATGGCTGGAAAAAATGAGGTTGTAGTATTTACCAAGTGA